A region of Canis lupus familiaris isolate Mischka breed German Shepherd chromosome 38, alternate assembly UU_Cfam_GSD_1.0, whole genome shotgun sequence DNA encodes the following proteins:
- the OR6K5 gene encoding olfactory receptor family 6 subfamily K member 5 (The RefSeq protein has 1 substitution compared to this genomic sequence), whose protein sequence is MDPENQTGVAEFYFSDFPPFGNGSLLLFTPLLFIYAFIIVGNFTIFSAVRLDTRLHNPMYNLISAFSFLEVWYTTATIPKMLSNLVSEKKAISFTGCLLQMYFFHSLGVTEALVLTVMAIDRYIAICNPLRYAIIMTPRLCVQLSTGSCIFGFLMLLPEIVWISTLPFCGPNQIHQLFCDFEPMLRLACTDTSMILVEDVIHAISILTSVTVISLSYLRIITVILRIPSGASRQKAFSTCAAHITIFLLFFGSVALTYLRFSVTFPPLLDKAIALMFAVLAPLFNPIIYSLRNKDMKDAIRKVLCFRSMFNVSGSQ, encoded by the coding sequence ATGGATCCGGAGAATCAGACAGGGGTGGCCGAGTTCTACTTCTCCGATTTCCCTCCATTTGGGAATGGCAGCCTCTTACTCTTCACTCCTCTGCTCTTTATTTATGCGTTCATTATTGTGGGAAACTTCACCATCTTCTCTGCTGTCCGGCTGGACACCCGCCTCCACAACCCCATGTACAATCTCATCAGCGCCTTCTCCTTCCTGGAGGTCTGGTACACCACAGCCACCATCCCCAAGATGCTCTCCAACCTCATCAGTGAGAAGAAGGCCATCTCTTTCACTGGCTGCCTCCTGCAGATGTATTTCTTCCACTCGCTTGGGGTCACAGAAGCCCTAGTCCTCACGGTGATGGCCATCGACAGGTACATTGCCATCTGCAACCCCCTCCGCTATGCAATCATTATGACCCCTCGGCTATGTGTCCAGCTTTCCACCGGGTCTTGCATCTTTGGCTTCCTTATGCTGCTGCCAGAGATTGTGTGGATTTCTACTCTTCCCTTCTGTGGCCCCAACCAAATCCATCAACTCTTCTGTGACTTTGAACCCATGCTGCGCTTGGCCTGTACAGACACGTCCATGATTCTGGTTGAAGACGTGATCCATGCTATTTCCATCCTGACTTCTGTGACTGTCATCAGCCTTTCGTATTTAAGAATCATCACAGTGATCCTGAGGATTCCCTCAGGGGCGAGCCGTCAGAAGGCGTTCTCCACTTGTGCGGCCCACATTActattttcttgctgttttttgGCAGCGTGGCCCTCACGTACCTGCGCTTCTCTGTCACGTTCCCACCTCTACTGGACAAGGCCATTGCACTGATGTTTGCTGTCCTTGCCCCGCTTTTCAACCCAATAATTTATAGCCTGAGGAACAAAGACATGAAAGATGCCATCAGGAAAGTTCTCTGTTTCCGATCAATGTTCAATGTCTCTGGTAGCCAATGA